A part of Prolixibacteraceae bacterium genomic DNA contains:
- a CDS encoding 6-bladed beta-propeller produces MKKSILPLILMLLLFGCGSKQSSDGFQGKVLDCEKKEAFNMTSLVDHIEFVTLEQNKESVFGFGTKIKYINGFYYAMNIVDGGRVLVFDSKGKFIRKIGRKGRGPGEFIKSIAFDVDDLGNVYIVGSKKFKVIKYNRNNKFLSEVKMDFFGKGFRVLSDDKFVFLANKRQSEYQILVTDHQCNIIKKYFKYPEGYVDRDIDFCRFSNAKNGVNYIHRQNQEIYNITSDGDLVPLYKLDFGCYTPSEESRNDPRKLIRGHRAEKLLQMHFCKYDILLGETCIYGTYNNTEAKKNRFFKYDLDKNKMSADFVGSESNECDLRQIVFPSQLYNDSIIFSTLSYNTFKKRNNKELLPDSLIPHLKSGGTILIKHILKQ; encoded by the coding sequence ATGAAGAAAAGTATTTTACCCCTAATCTTAATGTTATTACTCTTTGGTTGTGGTTCCAAACAGTCAAGTGATGGTTTCCAAGGCAAAGTTTTAGATTGTGAAAAGAAAGAGGCTTTTAATATGACTAGTTTGGTTGATCATATTGAATTTGTAACGTTGGAACAAAATAAAGAATCTGTTTTCGGATTCGGTACTAAAATAAAATATATTAATGGGTTTTATTATGCGATGAATATAGTAGATGGAGGACGGGTATTAGTATTTGATTCAAAAGGAAAATTCATTCGTAAAATTGGACGAAAAGGAAGAGGGCCAGGTGAATTTATTAAATCTATTGCTTTTGATGTAGATGATTTAGGGAATGTGTATATCGTAGGTAGTAAAAAGTTTAAAGTGATCAAGTATAATCGAAATAATAAATTTTTATCAGAGGTGAAGATGGATTTCTTTGGAAAAGGGTTTAGGGTATTATCTGATGATAAGTTTGTTTTTTTAGCCAATAAGAGACAGTCTGAATATCAAATTTTGGTTACGGATCATCAATGTAATATCATAAAGAAATATTTTAAATATCCAGAAGGATATGTTGATAGAGATATAGACTTTTGTCGCTTTAGCAATGCAAAAAATGGTGTGAATTATATTCATCGCCAGAATCAAGAAATATACAATATTACTTCGGATGGTGATTTAGTTCCATTATATAAACTTGATTTTGGGTGTTATACACCTAGTGAAGAGTCTAGAAATGATCCCAGGAAATTGATTAGAGGTCATAGAGCAGAAAAATTATTACAAATGCATTTCTGTAAATATGATATATTATTGGGCGAAACATGTATTTATGGAACTTACAATAATACAGAAGCTAAAAAAAATAGATTTTTTAAATATGATTTAGACAAGAATAAGATGTCTGCAGATTTTGTAGGTTCTGAAAGTAATGAGTGTGATCTACGTCAGATAGTTTTTCCGTCACAACTATATAATGATAGCATAATATTCTCGACTCTTTCCTATAATACATTTAAGAAACGTAATAATAAGGAGTTGCTTCCAGATAGTCTCATTCCGCATTTGAAATCGGGAGGAACTATTCTTATTAAACACATTTTGAAACAGTAA
- a CDS encoding 6-bladed beta-propeller — translation MKKSIFPLILMLLLFGCGSKQSSDGFQGKVLDCEEKETFEMPSLVDHIEFVKIEENKDALIGFGPVMKYKNGFYYIMDIVKGDRILVFDSKGKFIHKIGRKGRGPGEFIKCHAFDVDDLGNVYVVDTYNTRVIKYDRNSKFISEVKIDFLAKGFRLLSNDKFVFLTRKKQKAYQILVTDQQCNVIKRYFKFPEECIDTDLDYKRFSDAKDGVNYIHRQNQEVYNITSDGELKPLYKLDFGSLTLSDEYRNNRGKMIREYRKTKLPHMEFCDSEILVGKDAIYGEIRDFEKKRNGFFKYDLKGNKMYADFPNKKDRRNINQIFNPLQLYNDSILFSFERNSGGDKINNKDALPDNIVAHLESGGFVICKHILK, via the coding sequence ATGAAGAAAAGTATTTTCCCCCTAATCTTAATGTTATTACTCTTTGGTTGTGGTTCCAAACAGTCAAGTGATGGTTTCCAAGGCAAAGTTTTAGATTGTGAAGAGAAAGAGACGTTTGAAATGCCCAGTTTGGTCGATCATATTGAATTTGTAAAAATAGAAGAGAATAAAGATGCACTGATAGGATTTGGTCCAGTGATGAAATATAAGAATGGCTTTTATTATATAATGGATATAGTAAAGGGAGATCGTATCCTTGTATTCGATTCGAAAGGAAAATTTATACATAAAATTGGACGAAAAGGAAGAGGCCCTGGTGAATTTATTAAATGCCATGCTTTTGATGTGGATGATCTTGGGAATGTCTATGTCGTAGACACCTATAATACTAGGGTGATAAAGTATGACCGTAATAGTAAATTTATATCAGAAGTGAAGATCGATTTTCTTGCAAAAGGCTTTCGTCTACTATCGAATGATAAGTTCGTTTTTTTAACAAGGAAGAAACAAAAGGCTTATCAAATTCTAGTTACTGATCAGCAGTGTAATGTCATAAAAAGATATTTCAAATTTCCAGAGGAATGTATTGATACAGACCTTGACTATAAACGATTTAGCGATGCAAAAGATGGTGTGAATTACATACATCGTCAGAACCAAGAAGTCTATAATATCACCTCTGATGGTGAGCTGAAACCATTATACAAACTCGATTTTGGAAGTTTGACACTCTCTGATGAGTATCGAAATAATAGAGGGAAAATGATTCGTGAATATCGAAAGACGAAACTACCACATATGGAATTTTGTGATTCAGAAATCTTAGTAGGAAAAGATGCTATTTATGGAGAGATCCGTGATTTCGAAAAGAAGCGAAACGGATTCTTTAAATATGATCTAAAAGGAAATAAGATGTATGCTGATTTTCCTAATAAAAAAGATCGGAGAAATATTAACCAAATATTTAATCCTTTACAGCTATATAACGATAGTATTCTTTTCTCATTTGAAAGAAATAGTGGAGGTGATAAGATAAATAACAAAGACGCTTTACCAGATAATATTGTAGCTCATCTAGAGTCAGGAGGCTTTGTAATCTGCAAACATATCCTAAAATAG
- a CDS encoding 6-bladed beta-propeller — MRTILYILMILCIISCGTKEQHEKEGFNGEILNCVDRLNYDSKNFVDHTELIPLEQTEQSVFSDIRKLIYKNNTYYIGDLLDSKKIFVFNEQGKFIGKVGRLGKGSEEYNRVSDFYVTDDGDVVILTGSSHRLVKYDIQNNFLSEVKLPFMADAVLPLSNDKYIFACSIHQQDERVVVTNLKGEVLNKYLPYDKSDYHVNISTKGNDNLLRETLDGVTFNQPYDSKIYQFKKSGEMVALYDLDFGKNKPAENTLVNADKFSKTYRNKYVEYLKITPLVANRSIYGTMRLGKNLGVYRYDLKKSSMHVKKGDFKSLDLLMPLYLHNDVEIISYVDHNIVRFTDDDSGFTKSQMSFLQNGGVFLVKHVLRER, encoded by the coding sequence ATGAGAACGATACTTTACATTCTAATGATTCTTTGTATCATAAGTTGCGGAACAAAAGAACAACATGAAAAAGAAGGATTTAATGGAGAGATCTTAAACTGTGTGGATCGACTAAATTATGACAGCAAGAACTTTGTAGATCATACTGAGTTAATTCCACTAGAGCAAACGGAACAATCTGTCTTTTCAGATATTCGGAAGTTGATATACAAAAATAATACTTACTACATAGGTGATCTATTGGATTCAAAAAAGATCTTTGTATTTAATGAACAGGGTAAGTTTATAGGGAAAGTGGGTCGCTTAGGTAAAGGGTCCGAAGAATACAATAGAGTAAGTGATTTCTATGTGACTGATGATGGAGATGTCGTTATCTTAACTGGTTCATCACATCGATTGGTAAAGTATGATATCCAAAACAACTTTCTTTCAGAAGTAAAACTACCTTTCATGGCGGATGCAGTTTTACCTCTTTCTAACGATAAGTATATTTTTGCATGTTCTATCCATCAACAGGATGAAAGGGTGGTGGTTACCAACTTAAAAGGAGAAGTTTTAAACAAATATCTGCCATATGACAAAAGTGATTACCATGTGAATATTTCTACTAAGGGGAATGATAATCTTCTTCGTGAGACATTGGATGGCGTAACATTTAATCAACCATACGATAGTAAAATATATCAGTTTAAGAAGAGTGGTGAGATGGTTGCGCTATATGATTTAGATTTTGGCAAAAATAAGCCTGCGGAAAATACACTGGTCAATGCGGATAAGTTTTCAAAGACGTATAGAAATAAGTATGTTGAATATCTTAAGATCACTCCACTTGTAGCAAACCGTTCCATATATGGAACGATGCGCCTTGGAAAAAATTTGGGGGTCTATCGATATGATCTAAAGAAAAGTAGTATGCATGTAAAAAAGGGAGATTTTAAGTCTCTTGATCTTTTAATGCCATTGTATCTACATAACGATGTAGAAATAATATCATATGTAGATCATAATATTGTACGATTTACAGATGATGATTCAGGTTTTACAAAATCACAGATGTCATTTCTTCAAAATGGTGGTGTATTCTTAGTAAAGCATGTACTGAGAGAGAGGTAA